One genomic segment of Mycolicibacterium gilvum includes these proteins:
- a CDS encoding IS110 family transposase yields the protein MSVHGAPVTSSTIVVAVDVGKTSAVFSVTDAARHRLLTPSEFAMNRSGLIAATTRVMAAVPASGQVKVAVEAAGHYHRPVLDHRWPEGWEVVELNPAHVAEQRRVQGRRRIKTDVIDLEAITELVLSGHGCSVVDRDVVIGELSAWAAHRSRRVATRSATKNQLLGQLDRAFPGLTLALPDVLATRIGRLVAAEFSDPARLAGLGVSRLIRFAATRDLQLRRPVAERLVAAARDALPTRDAMIARQILAADMNLLADLDDQIQSAEAALGELLPRSPYATLTSVPGWGVVRVSNYAAALGDPKRWPGPRQIYRASGLSPMQYESAHKRRDGGISREGSVALRRALIDLGMGLWLSEPAAKTYAHGLKDRGKPGGVVACALAHRANRIAHALVRDHATYEPTRWA from the coding sequence GTGTCTGTGCATGGAGCTCCAGTCACGTCGTCCACCATCGTCGTTGCCGTCGATGTCGGCAAGACTTCTGCAGTGTTTTCGGTGACCGACGCGGCTCGACATCGATTGCTCACGCCGTCGGAGTTCGCGATGAACCGGTCGGGTTTGATCGCTGCGACGACTCGCGTGATGGCCGCGGTGCCTGCGTCGGGGCAGGTCAAGGTCGCCGTGGAGGCTGCCGGCCATTATCACCGACCAGTGCTCGACCATCGGTGGCCCGAGGGGTGGGAAGTGGTGGAACTCAATCCCGCTCATGTCGCCGAGCAACGCCGAGTGCAGGGCCGGCGACGGATCAAGACCGACGTCATCGACTTGGAGGCGATCACCGAACTCGTGCTGAGTGGACACGGTTGCTCGGTCGTCGACCGTGATGTCGTGATCGGCGAACTCAGTGCTTGGGCTGCGCATCGGAGCCGACGAGTGGCCACGCGCAGTGCGACGAAGAACCAGTTGCTCGGTCAATTGGATCGGGCGTTTCCCGGACTGACCCTGGCGCTGCCCGACGTGCTGGCCACCAGGATCGGCCGGCTGGTCGCCGCCGAATTCTCCGACCCGGCCCGTCTGGCAGGGCTCGGAGTCAGCCGGCTGATCCGGTTCGCCGCGACCCGGGATCTGCAGCTGCGTCGTCCGGTCGCGGAGCGTTTGGTCGCTGCGGCCCGCGATGCACTGCCGACCCGCGACGCGATGATCGCCCGCCAGATCCTGGCCGCCGACATGAACTTGCTGGCCGACCTCGACGACCAAATCCAATCCGCGGAGGCCGCACTGGGAGAGCTGCTACCGCGCAGCCCCTACGCGACGTTGACCTCGGTGCCGGGCTGGGGCGTGGTGCGGGTATCCAATTACGCTGCTGCCCTTGGTGACCCGAAGCGGTGGCCGGGACCGCGGCAAATCTATCGTGCGTCGGGGCTGTCTCCGATGCAGTACGAATCGGCGCACAAGCGCCGCGATGGCGGCATCAGCCGTGAAGGCAGCGTGGCGCTGCGCCGCGCCCTGATCGACCTCGGCATGGGCCTGTGGCTCAGTGAACCGGCAGCCAAGACCTACGCCCACGGGCTAAAGGACCGCGGCAAGCCCGGCGGCGTCGTCGCCTGCGCGTTGGCTCATCGTGCCAACCGCATCGCTCATGCACTGGTTCGCGACCACGCCACCTACGAACCGACCCGCTGGGCCTGA
- a CDS encoding glycosyltransferase family 4 protein, which translates to MKFAFLTELYFPHVGGQEVFFQELAEAMVRRGHQVDVHCIGHEPGLPSDEMINGVRVLRHTNRGRYMSPKIAALRRDWTDITKFSADVRRMAARGEHDFILMNQWPLMHIPALPGKIRARSAVHWCEIREDRLFRLLQSQLPKWVGMNFAVSEAVAIAIRSQSGRDCGVLPSGIVAARYRSTPRAERSGILYVGRLAPHKNLTLLVDAFALAADRGFPGDLVIAGNGPAREEIVSYAAQSPVASRIRVLGSVDEAEKIELLAHSALLGMPSRREGFPRVIAEAMASGTPVVTADFSENGGRDVVRQYGSGIVCGTEPADFADAMVAATAKDDWEGFSEAGLRGATSLDWNQVAETLEKHACSVAGHR; encoded by the coding sequence ATGAAGTTCGCTTTCCTCACCGAGCTGTACTTTCCTCATGTCGGCGGTCAGGAAGTGTTCTTCCAGGAGCTCGCCGAGGCGATGGTGCGGCGTGGCCACCAGGTCGACGTCCACTGCATCGGCCATGAACCAGGGCTGCCTTCTGACGAGATGATCAACGGCGTGCGGGTGTTGCGGCACACCAACAGAGGCCGGTACATGTCGCCCAAGATCGCCGCGCTGCGCCGGGACTGGACGGACATCACGAAGTTCAGCGCCGATGTGCGCAGGATGGCGGCCCGTGGGGAGCACGACTTCATCCTGATGAACCAGTGGCCCTTGATGCACATCCCGGCGCTGCCCGGAAAGATTCGCGCTCGCAGTGCTGTGCACTGGTGCGAGATTCGCGAGGACCGCCTGTTCAGATTGCTGCAATCGCAGCTGCCCAAGTGGGTCGGGATGAACTTCGCCGTCAGCGAGGCGGTCGCCATCGCTATCCGCTCACAGTCCGGTCGGGATTGCGGTGTCCTACCGAGCGGTATCGTTGCCGCGCGATACCGGTCCACTCCCCGTGCTGAGCGCTCCGGGATTCTGTACGTCGGGAGGCTCGCGCCACACAAGAATTTGACGCTGCTGGTCGATGCGTTCGCACTCGCGGCCGATCGTGGCTTCCCCGGTGATCTGGTGATCGCCGGTAACGGCCCGGCGCGGGAGGAGATCGTGAGCTATGCCGCGCAGTCGCCCGTCGCCTCGCGCATCAGGGTCCTCGGCTCGGTCGACGAGGCAGAGAAGATCGAACTTCTGGCCCACTCGGCGCTACTCGGGATGCCCAGTCGCCGTGAGGGTTTCCCGAGAGTCATCGCCGAGGCGATGGCAAGCGGGACACCGGTGGTGACCGCGGACTTTTCCGAGAACGGCGGCCGGGACGTGGTCAGGCAGTACGGGTCCGGCATTGTTTGCGGCACCGAACCGGCCGATTTCGCAGATGCCATGGTGGCGGCCACAGCGAAGGACGATTGGGAAGGCTTCTCGGAAGCCGGCCTGCGCGGTGCGACATCGCTCGATTGGAACCAGGTTGCGGAAACGCTGGAGAAGCACGCCTGCTCTGTAGCGGGCCACCGCTAG
- a CDS encoding GAF domain-containing protein — protein sequence MTSLSGFDDWLNRLVDEQAALAGQTVPDYVAQAVATRLMGDIKRRDEEMAVFFEHLSEVGIVLPQETSGPNPVVVDPERLEALRATGLLDAPRDVAFDRIADMAATALGAPGAAITLVDIDRQFFVAMHGAATDAPDARETPLARSVCQYAVAAGQPLVVTDARTDPVLKYNPAVTDGTVVSYLGIPLMDSGQHAIGTLCVWDTIPRDWTSGHVTTLRDLAHLASARIFDE from the coding sequence GTGACCTCCCTATCGGGCTTCGACGACTGGCTCAACCGCTTGGTGGACGAGCAGGCGGCCCTCGCCGGTCAGACGGTGCCCGACTACGTCGCCCAGGCGGTGGCCACCCGACTGATGGGTGACATCAAGCGCCGCGACGAGGAGATGGCCGTCTTCTTCGAGCATCTCTCCGAGGTCGGCATCGTTCTTCCCCAGGAGACCAGCGGCCCCAACCCGGTCGTCGTCGACCCCGAGCGGTTGGAGGCGCTGCGCGCGACCGGGCTGCTGGACGCTCCCCGGGATGTCGCGTTCGACCGCATCGCCGACATGGCGGCCACCGCGCTGGGCGCCCCGGGCGCGGCGATCACCCTCGTCGACATCGACCGGCAGTTCTTCGTCGCGATGCACGGTGCTGCGACGGACGCACCCGACGCCCGGGAGACACCGCTGGCGCGATCGGTGTGTCAGTACGCCGTCGCTGCAGGGCAACCTCTGGTCGTCACCGACGCGCGCACCGACCCGGTCTTGAAGTACAACCCGGCCGTCACCGACGGGACCGTGGTCTCGTACCTCGGCATCCCGCTGATGGACAGCGGCCAGCACGCGATCGGCACACTGTGCGTCTGGGACACCATCCCTCGGGACTGGACCTCGGGGCACGTGACCACCCTGCGGGATCTCGCGCATCTGGCGTCTGCCCGCATCTTCGACGAATAG
- a CDS encoding SDR family oxidoreductase, which yields MGLLDGRVVIVTGAGGGIGRAHALAFAAEGARVVVNDIGVGLDGSPAGGGSAAQTVVDEIVAAGGEAVTSGANVADWGQAEGLIQTAVDTFGGLDVLVNNAGIVRDRMFANTSEEEFDAVTAVHLKGHFATMKHAAAYWRARSKAGDTVDARIINTSSGAGLQGSVGQANYSAAKAGIAALTLVAAAEMGRYGVSVNAIAPSARTRMTETVFADMMATQDKEFDAMAPENISPLVVWLGSVESRDVTGRMFEVEGGKIRVAEGWAHGPEIDKGARWDPAELGPVVGDLLAKARTPVPVYGA from the coding sequence ATGGGACTGCTGGACGGCCGCGTGGTCATCGTGACGGGTGCGGGTGGCGGGATCGGACGGGCGCACGCGCTGGCGTTCGCCGCCGAAGGGGCCCGCGTCGTGGTCAACGACATCGGCGTCGGTCTGGACGGCTCGCCCGCCGGCGGCGGGAGCGCCGCCCAGACGGTCGTCGACGAGATCGTCGCCGCCGGAGGCGAAGCGGTCACCAGCGGCGCCAACGTCGCGGACTGGGGGCAGGCCGAGGGATTGATCCAGACCGCCGTCGATACCTTCGGCGGACTCGACGTGCTGGTGAACAACGCCGGGATCGTGCGGGACCGGATGTTCGCCAACACCTCCGAGGAGGAGTTCGACGCGGTCACCGCGGTGCACCTCAAGGGGCACTTCGCGACGATGAAACATGCCGCCGCGTACTGGCGTGCGAGGTCCAAGGCCGGCGACACGGTCGACGCCCGCATCATCAACACGAGCTCCGGTGCAGGACTGCAGGGCAGCGTGGGGCAGGCCAACTACAGCGCAGCCAAGGCGGGCATCGCCGCGCTGACGCTCGTGGCCGCCGCCGAGATGGGTCGCTACGGTGTCAGCGTCAACGCGATCGCGCCGTCGGCCCGGACGCGGATGACCGAGACCGTCTTCGCCGACATGATGGCGACCCAGGACAAAGAGTTCGACGCGATGGCGCCGGAGAACATCTCGCCGCTGGTGGTGTGGCTCGGCAGCGTCGAATCACGAGACGTCACGGGCCGGATGTTCGAGGTCGAGGGCGGCAAGATCCGGGTGGCCGAGGGATGGGCGCACGGGCCCGAGATCGACAAGGGCGCGCGCTGGGATCCCGCCGAACTCGGCCCGGTCGTCGGCGATCTGCTCGCCAAAGCGCGTACACCGGTCCCGGTCTACGGAGCCTGA
- a CDS encoding SDR family oxidoreductase, translating into MTDAVDRAASGRSAIALGLTGCVVLVTGGVRGVGAGISTVFADQGATVITCARRPVDSSPYEFRACDIRDDDAVKALVDGIAADHGRLDVVVNNAGGSPYVLAAEASAKFSMKILQLNLLGALSVSTHANAVMQKQDGGGSIVNISSVSGHRPTPGTAAYGAAKAGIDNLTRTLAVEWAPRVRVNSVVVGMVETEQSELFYGDADSIAAISKNVPLGRLARPEDIGWATAFLASDAASYISGASLEVHGGGEPPHYLSTTTADIK; encoded by the coding sequence GTGACTGACGCCGTCGACAGGGCCGCTTCCGGCCGCAGCGCCATTGCACTAGGCCTCACCGGATGCGTCGTCCTCGTCACCGGCGGGGTACGGGGCGTGGGAGCGGGCATCAGCACGGTGTTCGCCGATCAGGGCGCCACCGTGATCACCTGTGCGCGCCGCCCGGTCGACAGTTCCCCGTATGAATTCAGGGCCTGCGACATCCGCGACGACGACGCGGTGAAGGCTCTGGTCGACGGTATCGCCGCCGATCACGGCCGGCTCGACGTCGTGGTCAACAACGCGGGCGGGTCACCCTACGTACTCGCCGCCGAGGCGTCGGCGAAGTTCAGCATGAAGATCCTTCAGCTGAATTTACTTGGTGCTCTGTCGGTTTCGACTCACGCCAACGCCGTCATGCAGAAGCAGGACGGAGGCGGCTCGATTGTCAACATCTCCAGCGTCAGCGGTCACCGTCCCACGCCGGGCACCGCCGCATACGGAGCGGCCAAGGCGGGGATCGACAACCTCACCCGCACATTGGCGGTCGAGTGGGCGCCCAGGGTCAGGGTCAACTCGGTGGTCGTCGGGATGGTCGAGACCGAGCAATCCGAACTGTTCTACGGTGACGCGGACTCGATCGCCGCGATATCGAAGAACGTGCCGCTGGGCCGATTGGCCCGGCCCGAGGACATCGGTTGGGCGACGGCGTTCCTCGCCTCCGATGCGGCTTCCTACATCAGCGGTGCGTCGCTGGAGGTGCACGGAGGCGGAGAGCCGCCGCACTACCTGTCGACCACCACTGCCGACATCAAATAA
- the echA20 gene encoding (7aS)-7a-methyl-1,5-dioxo-2,3,5,6,7,7a-hexahydro-1H-indene-carboxyl-CoA hydrolase: protein MPITTKTVEPGIVTVTVDYPPVNAIPSRGWFELADTITAAGRDQNTHVVILRAEGRGFNAGVDIKEMQNTEGFTALIDANRGCYEAFRAVYECAVPVVAAVNGFCVGGGIGLVGNADVIVASDDAKFGLPEVERGALGAATHLSRLVPQHLMRRLFFTAATVGADTLHHFGSVHEVVPRADLDEAALRVARDIASKDTRVIRAAKEALNFIDIQPVNARYRMEQGFTFELNLAGVSDEHRDAFAGTDKGSK from the coding sequence ATGCCAATCACCACAAAGACCGTGGAACCGGGCATCGTCACGGTGACCGTCGACTACCCACCGGTCAACGCCATCCCGTCGCGCGGCTGGTTCGAACTCGCCGACACCATCACCGCCGCGGGCCGCGATCAGAACACCCACGTGGTGATCCTTCGCGCCGAGGGCCGCGGCTTCAACGCCGGCGTGGACATCAAAGAGATGCAGAACACCGAGGGCTTCACCGCGCTCATCGACGCGAATCGCGGTTGCTACGAGGCCTTCCGAGCGGTGTACGAATGCGCGGTGCCCGTCGTCGCCGCGGTCAACGGGTTCTGCGTCGGCGGGGGAATCGGCCTCGTCGGCAACGCCGATGTGATCGTCGCCTCCGACGACGCGAAGTTCGGGCTCCCTGAAGTGGAGCGCGGCGCACTCGGTGCCGCCACCCACCTGTCCCGGCTGGTGCCACAGCATCTGATGCGCCGGTTGTTCTTCACCGCGGCGACCGTCGGCGCCGACACCCTGCACCACTTCGGCTCGGTGCACGAGGTGGTGCCGCGCGCGGACCTGGACGAGGCCGCCCTGCGCGTCGCCCGTGACATCGCCTCGAAGGACACCCGCGTCATCCGGGCCGCCAAGGAAGCGCTGAACTTCATCGACATCCAACCGGTCAACGCCAGATACCGCATGGAGCAGGGGTTCACGTTCGAACTGAACCTGGCAGGAGTGTCCGACGAGCATCGGGACGCGTTCGCCGGTACGGACAAAGGGTCGAAATAA
- the ipdA gene encoding cholesterol ring-cleaving hydrolase subunit IpdA produces the protein MTDKRTTLDEAVSSIESGMTIGIGGWGSRRKPMALVRALLRTEVTDLTVVTYGGPDLGLLCSAGKVTRVYYGFVSLDSPPFYDPWFAKARTTGAIESREMDEGMLRCGLQAAAQRLPFLPIRAGLGSDVRAFWGDELKTVKSPYPTGSGYEELVAMPALNLDAALVHLNLGDAKGNAAYTGIDPYFDDLFLMSAEKRLLSVEKVVSTEELVKSVPPQALLINRMMVDSVVEAPNGAHFTTAEPDYRRDEKFQRHYAEAAASDETWAEFVKTYLSGSEEDYQAAVREFQQAQEASK, from the coding sequence ATGACAGACAAGAGAACAACTCTCGACGAGGCGGTCTCCTCGATCGAGAGCGGCATGACCATCGGCATCGGAGGCTGGGGATCTCGGCGCAAACCGATGGCACTCGTGCGCGCACTGCTGCGCACCGAGGTCACCGACCTGACCGTCGTCACCTACGGCGGACCGGACCTGGGCCTGCTGTGCTCGGCGGGCAAGGTCACGCGCGTCTACTACGGCTTCGTGTCGCTGGATTCACCGCCGTTCTACGACCCGTGGTTCGCCAAGGCGCGCACCACCGGAGCGATCGAGTCGCGGGAGATGGACGAGGGCATGCTGCGGTGTGGTCTGCAGGCCGCGGCCCAGCGGCTGCCGTTCTTGCCGATCCGGGCCGGGCTGGGCAGCGACGTGCGCGCGTTCTGGGGCGACGAGCTCAAGACCGTGAAGTCCCCGTACCCCACGGGTTCGGGCTACGAGGAGCTCGTCGCGATGCCGGCGCTGAACCTCGACGCGGCACTGGTGCACCTGAACCTCGGTGACGCGAAGGGCAATGCCGCATACACCGGCATCGACCCCTACTTCGACGACCTGTTCCTGATGTCCGCCGAAAAGCGCTTGCTGTCGGTGGAGAAGGTGGTCTCCACCGAAGAACTGGTGAAATCGGTTCCCCCGCAAGCATTGCTGATCAACCGGATGATGGTCGACTCCGTGGTGGAGGCCCCCAACGGGGCTCACTTCACCACCGCCGAACCGGATTACCGCCGCGACGAGAAGTTCCAGCGCCATTACGCCGAGGCCGCCGCATCCGACGAGACATGGGCAGAGTTCGTCAAGACCTACCTGTCCGGCAGCGAAGAGGACTACCAGGCCGCGGTCCGTGAATTCCAGCAAGCCCAGGAGGCGTCGAAGTGA
- the ipdB gene encoding cholesterol ring-cleaving hydrolase subunit IpdB, whose amino-acid sequence MISATRAEVCAVACAELFRDAGEIMVSPMTTIVSIGARLARLTFSPDIVLSDGEARLIADTPAIGAAAAIEGWMPFGRVFETLSWGRRHVVMGANQIDRYGNQNLSAFGPLQHPTRQMFGVRGAPGNTINHATSYWVGNHSTRVFGDSVDIVSGIGWDKIDPDNPAYRFVNVYRVVTNLGVFDFNGPDHQMRALSLHPGVEADQVAENTSFEVHGLDGAETTRLPSAEEQRLLREVVDPKSLRDKEVKS is encoded by the coding sequence GTGATCTCCGCAACCCGCGCCGAGGTATGCGCCGTCGCATGCGCCGAATTGTTCCGCGACGCAGGCGAAATCATGGTCAGCCCGATGACGACGATCGTGTCGATCGGTGCGCGGCTGGCCCGGCTGACCTTCTCCCCCGATATCGTGCTGAGCGACGGCGAAGCCCGCCTCATCGCGGACACGCCTGCGATCGGCGCGGCCGCCGCGATCGAGGGCTGGATGCCGTTCGGCCGGGTCTTCGAGACGCTGAGCTGGGGCCGCAGGCATGTGGTGATGGGCGCCAACCAGATCGACCGGTACGGCAATCAGAACCTGTCCGCGTTCGGGCCGCTGCAACACCCGACCCGGCAGATGTTCGGGGTGCGAGGCGCCCCCGGCAACACCATCAACCACGCGACGAGCTACTGGGTGGGCAACCATTCCACGCGCGTGTTCGGTGATTCCGTCGACATCGTCTCCGGAATCGGCTGGGACAAGATCGATCCCGATAACCCCGCATACCGTTTCGTCAATGTCTACCGCGTCGTGACCAACCTCGGCGTGTTCGACTTCAACGGCCCGGACCACCAGATGCGGGCGCTCTCACTGCATCCCGGCGTGGAGGCCGACCAGGTTGCCGAGAACACCTCGTTCGAGGTGCACGGACTCGACGGGGCCGAGACCACCCGGCTCCCCTCCGCCGAGGAACAGAGGCTGCTGCGCGAGGTGGTGGACCCGAAGTCGTTGCGGGACAAAGAAGTCAAGTCGTGA